Proteins from one Rhodothermales bacterium genomic window:
- a CDS encoding universal stress protein, with translation MFAPTRILVPVDFSGASDAALRRAADLASRTGAELHVLHVVPGVSPETAFDDLSQDDRAFYRRLFDEADAALTTRFDWVDRTDLHAKRVISKGAPAYVVLDYAQREGCDLVVMGTHGRRGLRRFFLGSVAGEVLRHTEVPVLIVPESVSGQKPLRLVVAPTDFSDPSRWALSVAAGLAALYGAGLDLLHALEPARFVEAITGAEVAADLFPEIRAAATHRLEALTEEPALVGTLADGVRADEPVEGGSRVLSRIGYHLVEGRAAEAIVEAARTRGADAIVMAKRGLHGVERLLLGSVTERVCRLAPCAVLVLPIEDDD, from the coding sequence ATGTTCGCCCCGACCCGCATCCTCGTCCCCGTCGACTTCTCCGGAGCCTCGGACGCCGCGCTCCGCCGCGCTGCCGACCTCGCCTCGCGCACCGGCGCCGAGCTCCACGTCCTCCACGTCGTCCCCGGCGTGAGCCCCGAGACCGCCTTCGACGACCTCTCCCAGGACGACCGCGCCTTCTACCGCCGCCTCTTCGACGAGGCCGACGCGGCGCTGACGACCCGCTTCGACTGGGTGGACCGCACGGACCTCCATGCCAAGCGGGTGATCTCGAAGGGGGCGCCGGCCTACGTCGTCCTCGACTACGCACAGCGGGAGGGGTGCGACCTCGTCGTGATGGGGACGCACGGGCGGCGCGGGCTCCGCCGGTTCTTCCTCGGCAGCGTGGCCGGCGAGGTGCTGCGCCACACGGAGGTCCCGGTGCTGATCGTGCCCGAGTCGGTGTCGGGGCAGAAGCCGCTCCGGCTCGTCGTCGCGCCGACGGACTTCTCGGACCCGTCGCGGTGGGCGCTCTCCGTGGCCGCCGGGCTCGCCGCGCTCTACGGCGCCGGGCTCGACCTCCTCCACGCGCTCGAGCCCGCCCGCTTCGTCGAGGCGATCACGGGGGCGGAGGTCGCGGCCGACCTGTTCCCCGAGATCCGCGCCGCGGCCACGCATCGGCTCGAAGCCCTGACCGAGGAGCCCGCGCTCGTCGGGACGCTGGCCGACGGCGTGCGGGCGGACGAGCCGGTGGAGGGCGGCAGCCGCGTGCTGTCGCGGATCGGCTACCACCTCGTCGAGGGGCGCGCGGCCGAGGCCATCGTGGAGGCCGCCCGCACGCGGGGCGCCGACGCCATCGTGATGGCGAAGCGCGGGCTCCACGGCGTCGAGCGCCTGCTCCTCGGGAGCGTGACCGAGCGCGTCTGCCGCCTCGCCCCCTGCGCCGTCCTCGTCCTCCCCATCGAGGACGACGA
- a CDS encoding adenylate/guanylate cyclase domain-containing protein — translation MSSFEEQNGPYSKGVRAIVFADLCGSSKLFERVGNDRALQIVGRALEVLSDVTVRHRGLVIKTIGDEVMATFADAVSAAEAASAMHKAVKADPMLTEIGASIKVGLHIGEVILEKGDVYGDAVNVAARMVGLAKPDQIMATQETAERLPPALKHATRRLGEARVRGKALPIELCELVWQEDTEQLTMIGALPWSGGREEEGGGKLILEYGSDRRVVEAQGPSFQMGRGEDNDLVIPEQGVSRTHATVEFRKGFFVLADRSTNGTYIRMGAELVFLHRDQTHLLKEGVISLGRTPTNDPAGVIRYRCE, via the coding sequence ATGAGTTCGTTCGAGGAGCAGAACGGTCCGTATTCGAAAGGCGTGCGCGCCATCGTTTTCGCGGATTTGTGCGGGAGCTCTAAGCTGTTCGAGCGCGTCGGCAACGACCGGGCGTTGCAGATCGTCGGCCGCGCCCTCGAGGTGCTCTCGGACGTGACGGTCCGCCACCGCGGCCTGGTCATCAAGACCATCGGCGACGAAGTGATGGCGACCTTCGCGGACGCGGTCTCCGCCGCCGAAGCCGCGTCGGCGATGCACAAGGCGGTCAAGGCCGACCCGATGCTCACAGAGATCGGGGCGAGCATCAAGGTCGGGCTGCACATCGGGGAGGTAATCCTGGAGAAGGGCGATGTCTACGGCGATGCCGTGAACGTCGCCGCCCGGATGGTCGGCCTCGCGAAGCCCGACCAGATCATGGCGACGCAGGAGACGGCGGAACGCCTCCCGCCGGCGCTGAAACACGCCACGCGTCGGCTCGGCGAAGCTCGCGTGCGCGGCAAGGCGCTCCCCATCGAGCTCTGCGAGCTGGTCTGGCAGGAGGACACCGAGCAGTTGACGATGATCGGCGCCCTGCCGTGGTCGGGGGGGAGAGAGGAGGAAGGGGGTGGCAAGCTCATCCTCGAATACGGATCGGACCGCCGCGTCGTCGAGGCGCAGGGGCCGTCGTTTCAGATGGGGCGCGGCGAGGACAACGACCTCGTCATCCCCGAGCAGGGCGTGTCGCGGACCCACGCCACGGTCGAGTTCCGCAAGGGCTTCTTCGTCCTCGCCGACCGCAGCACGAACGGGACGTATATCCGCATGGGCGCGGAGCTGGTTTTCCTCCACCGGGACCAGACGCACCTCCTGAAGGAAGGCGTGATCAGCCTCGGGCGGACGCCCACAAACGACCCCGCGGGCGTAATCCGCTACCGCTGCGAGTAG
- a CDS encoding DUF932 domain-containing protein, translating into MTMNDSMYLLSSNGTTNGKTHGNAANNGNLSTHDNTRTLITTPERQFYPEPESGPYAPIEKRRLQTADGMDSAGYTVRIADPDGETGWRECGVVSGDYLLIPNARVRDLAGEIAHRSGLPFQEDRTFFDGKRYFLGLTAKEAQTVEVKPGDVLGLSLGFWNSYDGSRAFSAGVYLTRLVCSNGMVAKSLFKEVRFRHDPTASEWESEVERTLGALRHAEGGIARFAMAARSLASMRMSSSRLREIRRDVLPNMPVTLWGKVVDRYLLEEELSGWGLLNAATAVTWHADRPTVSDFRHNEYAVSSLIEHALSRPAN; encoded by the coding sequence ATGACCATGAACGACTCCATGTACCTCCTATCTAGCAACGGCACGACCAACGGCAAAACACATGGCAACGCCGCGAACAATGGCAATCTGTCAACTCATGACAACACACGAACCCTCATCACCACACCCGAACGCCAGTTTTATCCGGAGCCGGAATCCGGCCCGTACGCCCCCATCGAGAAGCGGCGGCTCCAGACGGCCGACGGCATGGATAGCGCGGGCTACACCGTCCGCATCGCCGACCCCGACGGAGAAACCGGATGGCGCGAGTGCGGCGTCGTAAGCGGCGATTACCTCCTCATCCCCAATGCAAGGGTCCGGGATCTGGCCGGGGAGATCGCGCACCGCTCCGGCTTGCCTTTCCAAGAGGACCGGACGTTCTTCGACGGCAAGCGCTACTTCCTTGGTTTGACGGCAAAGGAAGCGCAGACGGTGGAAGTGAAGCCGGGCGACGTATTAGGGCTGTCCTTGGGCTTCTGGAACAGCTACGACGGGAGCCGGGCCTTCAGCGCCGGGGTGTACCTAACAAGGCTGGTGTGCTCGAACGGGATGGTGGCGAAGTCGCTGTTTAAAGAGGTCCGGTTCCGCCACGATCCCACGGCATCGGAATGGGAGAGTGAGGTGGAGCGGACGCTGGGGGCATTGCGGCATGCTGAAGGGGGCATCGCCCGTTTCGCAATGGCGGCGAGGTCGTTGGCGTCCATGCGGATGTCGTCGTCTCGTCTACGCGAGATCCGGCGCGACGTGCTCCCGAACATGCCGGTGACGTTGTGGGGGAAGGTCGTGGACCGCTACCTCTTGGAAGAAGAACTCAGCGGCTGGGGCTTGCTCAATGCGGCTACGGCGGTGACGTGGCACGCGGATCGGCCGACGGTAAGCGACTTCCGCCACAACGAGTACGCCGTGTCGTCGCTCATCGAGCACGCGCTATCACGCCCGGCGAACTAG
- a CDS encoding ion channel has translation MSVPIWYLVLLLVPFTFLGLPMWLTGGRIALTLSLVYTLVSSFVAIGFTWTYLSLIIKETSRLNSSGSRPSSFGDRVKAHFADLQSSGVGFLLVVVIAGYLLISIPFGLAYSLAGDLTTSDSVWDNVLFSTNLLSTVVFGDIKPVGFGKTLASIQTIVGLIFQVMVVALAIALVIPDKE, from the coding sequence ATGTCCGTACCCATCTGGTATCTGGTGCTGCTATTGGTGCCGTTCACCTTCCTTGGCTTACCCATGTGGCTCACCGGAGGGAGGATCGCACTAACGCTTAGTCTGGTCTATACGCTAGTCAGCTCGTTTGTGGCAATCGGTTTCACTTGGACCTATTTGAGCCTAATCATCAAGGAAACCAGTCGGCTCAACAGTTCTGGCTCTCGTCCCAGCAGCTTCGGTGACAGGGTCAAGGCGCACTTTGCAGACCTTCAATCCTCTGGCGTCGGATTTTTGCTCGTCGTTGTGATAGCCGGGTACCTACTGATATCTATCCCATTCGGGCTGGCCTACTCCCTTGCGGGAGACCTCACCACCAGTGACTCAGTATGGGACAATGTGCTGTTCAGCACCAACTTGCTTTCCACGGTAGTATTTGGAGATATAAAACCTGTCGGCTTTGGAAAAACGTTGGCTTCCATCCAAACCATCGTGGGTTTGATTTTTCAGGTCATGGTCGTCGCTCTCGCCATTGCTCTGGTGATTCCGGACAAGGAATAG
- a CDS encoding DUF2695 domain-containing protein → MSDTKPDYSSFEHGGRRFSVRWGNLLVSQAQAREMTEEEAASLLRVWGAAALEESDRDPSGYIYLAHMPATGHYKVGYSKKPEARVNHFDVQMPVEVKMLHSFPADDARACEQQIHNWAEPWRVNGEWFALPGGQALLIQYYRGYENGRFVTDPNEVPNLIQDLGQLPPREFQPHPESLAIAEQGRKQREKDLRERQNWPELERDLPASKPDLKRLFSHVRSAISSEGCDHTLRHTLSCSAANNLPEQPLVTWLQHGGGYCDCEVIANVAEMWEWRL, encoded by the coding sequence GTGTCTGACACAAAGCCGGACTACTCCTCATTCGAGCATGGAGGACGCCGTTTCTCTGTCCGATGGGGCAACCTACTCGTCTCGCAGGCCCAGGCTCGTGAGATGACAGAAGAAGAGGCCGCTTCCCTACTGAGAGTGTGGGGCGCCGCCGCGCTGGAGGAATCAGACCGCGACCCTTCCGGTTACATCTACTTGGCGCATATGCCCGCCACAGGACACTACAAGGTTGGCTACAGCAAAAAGCCAGAGGCCCGTGTCAACCACTTCGACGTGCAGATGCCAGTCGAAGTAAAGATGCTTCACTCGTTCCCAGCCGATGACGCTCGCGCCTGCGAACAGCAGATCCACAACTGGGCGGAGCCGTGGCGTGTCAACGGGGAGTGGTTCGCGCTCCCCGGCGGGCAGGCTTTGCTGATCCAATACTACCGGGGATACGAGAACGGCCGGTTCGTAACCGATCCTAATGAGGTGCCAAACCTCATTCAGGACCTTGGGCAACTACCACCTAGAGAGTTTCAACCGCACCCTGAGTCTTTAGCCATAGCAGAACAAGGGCGAAAGCAGAGAGAGAAGGACCTCCGTGAGCGCCAGAACTGGCCTGAACTAGAGCGAGACCTGCCAGCTTCGAAGCCAGACCTCAAGCGCCTGTTCAGCCATGTTAGATCTGCTATCAGCTCAGAGGGCTGCGACCACACGCTCAGGCACACTCTCTCTTGCTCAGCAGCTAATAATTTGCCTGAACAACCCTTAGTCACGTGGCTTCAGCACGGAGGCGGATACTGCGACTGCGAGGTGATCGCCAACGTCGCTGAAATGTGGGAATGGCGGCTGTGA